The following nucleotide sequence is from Aedes aegypti strain LVP_AGWG chromosome 3, AaegL5.0 Primary Assembly, whole genome shotgun sequence.
AATATATGATTTGGGATATGGGTACCTGAATGTACTTCTCATTTATGCAAGATTTCGGAAAGAAaaaagcatgattgtgtgcttaggtttattttattcatacggccaaGACTCAAAAATTTAAGTTAGATTGCacagtttttcgatttcttGATCCAAGTGAAAGTTGTTGATTGATGattattttttcggaatggaaTATTATAATGTAGGGACATCTTCGTCTTCTAAGTTTGTCTTGAACACAAGAATTCATGTTGAAAGCCTGATATTACTAGTAACAATAACAGAAATCAGATCTCTTCAATGTCCATATGTACCTATTATGCGAAGTTCAAATTGAAATCCACGTATCCGATTGATTGGGGAACCTAAAATCacgtgaaataaataaattgaacaaatttatACGATACATtaataaaatttgatttaagAAATTCTCCTAGGTGCAACACGAatgtggtgaaaatttttgacaatttaaTAAACAAACCAGAATTACAGCCTGCTAAGATTTTACTATAAAATCTGTGAGCAAAATATGTCATAATCAAATCACccctcgtttttttttatagccAGCGAAAAAAACCTGGATATGGGATTTAAcgttgtgacagcattgctgttctgtcaaacacacaaggctacggtggcgctatctatgctttccatagcggccgttttggttattttaatgatccattgggaCAGGATGGGAATCTGTGGAACGACACTGTTTCCGGGAtgcattttaaattatatttacacgtttagatttacatttttttttcaaaactaccaTGGTTTGAGACAAGacaatgagcctctgtacgtgccatacaTTATTTTGtgctcatgacttttactgtgcgccgtgtgttggtgctgtctccctctctctcacgggcaacttgaaaacagggcgcacagtaaaagtcaaacgttttatagcatgcataggctcattgcCAACTTTACTCTACGGTAGATGCTTCTTTTTCTACTCTGGGTGACAAGACTGCTGTCTCCGGTAGGTGCActtcccggataaaaacgtatcattcagtgaatggaataaaccattaatgtacaatataacgtattggatacaatacagcgtattgtaattgaatgtcaaagcaatattattcttatttggatatacaattcaaaaacaatataatatattgtaacagaacattgtattgtttttaattgattttatacattacaattttggtcaaattcctattttcgcgtaaaacaactgttgcttttttctatgtagctttgctgaaagaaataaacaaaacaagttgagaaagcaagaaatgttgggtgaaaaatattcaaaaagtaaaaataagtagttttttagaagtcacttgacattagctgtaacgacgaatgcaaccatgatacagttcgttgaattgtttttgtattgtacaacaatacacgaattgctaatcaagacaatacatgaacattatatcgtattgtattttcaaaatgtttgtatgagaaaatatctctatttgtattgttacgatacttaaccacccatacattatattgcaaaaatctcatataccatacagtgaactgttcaaaacaatatattgtactgtaattatattgtcattttacatatactgtattgtatttccaatatattgaatggtactgttacaatacgttatattgtttttgtattgtattttttatttgtgttgCTTTGACGACCTCCAACAAACGTCAAATTTCGAATCCCACCCACCATCAAGCAGCACCCACAAGCCGCCATTCCCGCTCTTGGATTAGTGGATAAACAATGGGTTGTTAAGAATGTTTaccatgagcatgagcatgagcatgacggcccgcagatgctactccgttattgcaagaaaggctgtacttacacagggaaccaacagacgctactcgggatgagtagcatcctcaatgtgtaagtactggtgctctcattattataacaaacaataacggcgccggctgcgtccgaatgcaggtcaatagggtcctaaagccctgtcctaattttagtgccaaacgcttaagtttaggtcaaaaacacatgtttactcaattttataatgttttccgttggtttaagtcgaaaacacatattttttagattttgtcacaccccttggcttaaactcaaattttgggtgtattttgttttccgtgtcccttccgaaatgtcagataggaacaaccccggtgttaaaactaaaacccctgtggtgtttttgtcgactaagcgaacgtcaaacatgatctcaagtgtcaaggttcatttatggacccaatttttaaattaaagtttaaatatgatatagccgttatttgagcgggaaaaaatgctaaagtagttgaagtaacatgctctttcgggttgttaaataaaaacaagattttattgaaaattttaggacccaattgagggatgggagggaaatgttgacgtgttccttgctttatggaagccgaggagtcctctgcacttccactagtaaacactgggagtttggatatgggggagggattcgttttggtaaacgataaatatataatttgaaataaatgcgccttaccggattcgcgatattactcgataaacgaattgaacgccgaacaagtgttcgtcactcgccctcaTAGGaccaagcgacaagatcaaaggatcaaacactactaacgcgttcCGCCACCCGCAATACTATTCCAcctagggttaccatatttgctctcactgaaaagagtacattttttcaactCTGTAAAAGAGTACTGAAGAGTACACTTAGCctatttaaaatttcaactttttaccAATGTATTTGTCTTAATTTTCTTGTGTTACCCATTTTCTTAATTTATTCTTAATTCTAAAGTCGTTGGTCGCATTAACACTATTGACTACCAAAAGTTAGATTAAAAAGTTAAATGCAAATTGCCAGATTCATATTAACAGACACTCTTCTTGCATTTCAATCACAGTTTAGTTAGCAGGGAGACACtattctcaatttttcattctagATTTCATGAACTTCAGCGTTTTTCCGCTAATTCTATAATATGTTTTCTTAATATACTGGACATTGACTTTGAGCGAATTGGTGTActaaatcatgattttttttttataataacgcAAGTTATGTTTTTTATAATAACGCAATTTATATAGAAATGATGACTTTTTGTAACAATGTATTCCTTCAAATGGGTTCGTTTCTTAAACAAACATTTAGTAAAAATGTTCTCTACCAGATGCACTGAGAAATGTCAATTTTGGTAGCAtggcactgtgttttattttgtcgattgcGTGCGCTTTTACAATAGCACCCGaatcgttgattttagcgataaagtttattcggagaagtttcttggcaTACTGAAGCGCATCTTTTGATGCAAACTGTTTAGTGATCAAACCCCCAGCAGTGAAATAGAAAAACTATCTTTTcataacatttagatagacaaaGTTGTAGAAgtagcaatttgaaacaactttgtgtGTTCGATTGTCTATCTCCCAATCTTTTCTACACCGTTGTATGTGAATTTCCTGTAAAAATCATATTATTGATTatcattttccaaaattttcaacattttttgtgttttctacaaagtttgttttcacATACAAACCCATGTTTTTGCTGATCATGTTATCAAGCTATCTTTAGAAAGAACAAAGTTActcaaaaattactattttttgaGGGCTAGTTTAGACCCCAATTCCTGCTTTCGGCGCAAAACGGTGCAGACAGCCCTTAAATATTATAATAGAGTCATATCTTCCGTTCCGAAAAAACAATTGTCTATAAGAGTATCTTCATGCGCTtttctatcaaacaaataagccttatgaAACAGAAATCGACCAATAACTTCTTTACTCTAAGAGATCGAGAGTTGTGATGTTTTAGATGCTATACTTCAAAGTTAAACcttttaatttttgaagctttGTTCATTATTTGCATTGCCAAATCGACGTTTCCAGAAAAAGTGCACAGTTCTAGGGAAGTTGTTTCAAATAGGCTGAATTGTTATAAACAACTTTACACAACTCTCATCTGAAAAAATAGTtagttgattgtttatcaatagattTTTCATTGGGCCTCTTATTTATATATTGAGTGGATTCAATGAGCGCAAAATTTCTTTCCAATCATTATTGCGCTTATCATACCAATGCTACTCAATCagcatttctcaaaatatgttaGAAAAAACATCTCTTATCGTAGGAAAAAGGTTTCACAAGTAACCGTGCTTGTGGCCAATTTGCCTTTTTGGACTTAAAGTGCTAAGATAGGACAATAAAGATCATGTCACCTGTGTAATAGAACTATACAACTTGGGTAATCGGGTTTCTTTCACAGGTTATTTGATTTTATCAGCATTCGTCAGCAACATCTTGAAAAGAGTACACTTGAGTTCGTTTAGCcaaaaagaatagtacacatATTTTTAAGGCGaaaaagagtacatgtactcttaaaatagtacgtctggtaaccctaatTCCACCGTGCCATGCGAGCGACACGTAACACGATTAATGCTGCCTTCATCACCcacccccgtaggagcaagcgtcaaggtcgaaggatcaaacagaagtAGCGGACCAATTCACTTTTTCACTCTTTCCACCGACGCGCGActatttgatcctgccctcatcacccgctcccgaaaaagcaagcgtcaaggtcgaaggatcaaacagaactagcGGACCgattcactttttcactttttccaccgacgcgcgacatgtttaatCCTGCcttcatcacccgctcccgaagaagcaagcgtcaaggtcaaaggatcaaacagaactagcGGACCGATTCACTTTTTCACTCTTTccaccgacgcgcgacatgtttgatcctgtcctcatcacccgctcccgaagaagcaagcgtcaaggtcgaaagatcaaacagaactggCGGGCCGATTCACTTTTTccaccgacgcgcgacatgtttgatcctgccctcatcaccgcTCCcgaagaagcaagcgtcaaggtcaaaggatcaaacagaactagcGGACCGATTCACTGTTTCACTCTTTccaccgacgcgcgacatgtttgatcctgtcctcatcacccgctcccgaagaagcaagcgtcaaggtcgaaagatcaaacagaactggCGGGCCGATTCACTTTTTccaccgacgcgcgacatgtttgatcctgccctcatcaccgcTCCcgaagaagcaagcgtcaaggtcgaaggatcaaacagaactagcGGACCgattcactttttcactttttccaccgacgcgcgacatgtttgatcctgccctcatcacccgctcccgaagaagcaagcgtcaaggtcgaaggatcaaacagaactggCGGACCGATTCACTTTTTccaccgacgcgcgacatgtttcaCTCTTTccaccgacgcgcgacatgtttgatcctgtcctcatcacccgctcccgaagaagcaagcgtcaaggtccaaagatcaaacagaactggCGGGCCGATTCACTTTTTccaccgacgcgcgacatgtttgatcctgccctcatcaccgcTCCcgaagaagcaagcgtcaaggtcgaaggatcaaacagaattaGCGGACCGATTCACTTTTTCACTCTTTccaccgacgcgcgacatgtttgatcctgccctcatcacccgctcccgaagaagcaagcgtcaaggtcgaaagatcaaacagaactccaatGGGTTGTTAAGAATGTTTATCATTCAAAAACACGATGTTTCTCACACAAGTTTTGCACGACGACTGTACAGGGAAAGTATCTAGTACGGTCGAAAAATTTATTACTGGAAAGATACTCGAATGTTGttgatatgtttcatatatagatatatttatgtacgatttattttcaaaacaacacAATTGTTCAATTTTTGATCACATTTTATTTCTGCTTATGAATAATTTAACAGATGTATGCCATAGTTTATGTatatatctcgcataacttctgatctcgccctaaaagccatcccaagtaaccacgaagctatatatgcatactttatgtttgctctatagtgtgctatcagattttgttttaaagtgacataacctttgaaagctttataaagcataattaaagtgggaaagggccccacaacaaccaaattaatgcaatacttggtaaagcagttttaatgcacaagccctactaaagcatttatgtttctatatttagggttcatgatgtatattagctttAAATAATGTATGTTCagggcttgcgttaaaaataaacaaaacaatgaatccattgacaacctttcaatggttttctttaccagcttaatgatttttttgttagaatcaggattcgaacccacaactaggatgatggtgtgctggatgcctggcgcgttggtgtcctgtgctaaagctgctgatgtaataaggtaggataaaagttccttataaacgaagccatTGTGTGAGTTAACATTAATATTCGCCCAGTTATTgcgaatagaaagaattctcttcggcgattgatttcctttcctcaccaaatgaaacatcaatagaaagaatttgatcaccattctttctcgtagaggaaataacagaacttaacacacaaaacaaagccctagcacattaaaaagatttcaggggagagaaattgatcgacatttcttctcgctccttatgagtaaaagagtctcatagataaaatacaccaattctgattgaatacatatatccttagatcatgaaatgggggttcgagatggAAGAAAGtaatttcattattcttccatatcccacaaaacgtaatgagcgagtgcgaacgtgctcgatcgtcttacttatttattacagattcgagtgcgtttaatgaggttacgtaatcttgtatgacagcataactgtatattcactctaaacgcttagcataatgctatattaaaataatgctacaaagcatttacaatgttaatcaaatgcatcattgcttgacagttattgaataaatgcatgataacattattaatgcaaaaaaggTTGACTTccgaccaaattaatgcaatgatataatgcttgtggttacttgggattggtaaccatgtgtgtagctcgttgtctctgagcatttgaatggattttcatgttatttaataatgctatggggaagaaaggatcattatctacctgcccgtaatgttggtttggatgcttttTCTTTCATGGGTttgttcacatatttcataacgctaaaaatagtcattttcgacacccacccaccccctcgtaacgctttttgtgtgaatattttacaagttttgtatgagccgtaacaggacgaggacacccacccacccccttcagcgttatgaaatttgtgaatgggccccatTTGCTCataaacaacgagctacacacttggctaccaatggcttttagggcgttatctcagagtatgcgagatatgaatgaaattgatgaaaaagaCTCTGTGTTTGGGATTTTGGTTATAAACAAGATGATGTGAAAATGACGCTGGAACGGGAACACCTCTTGCAATCGACTTCACCCATttggaggaaaaaaaaacttttgtacgaatggtcgccgctgttccaattttgacattggtGCCACTCTTATTTAAATCCACTCTGTGCGGAACGTGTGCCGGGCACACTGAGCCGAGTTTCCCACCCCCTGGGAAgaatgcacttcaacagaaaagtaatcgcctgtCTCGATGCGTGGGGAATTTGCAGTTggtatagggcatgtccatagACTGGAGATTAGGCGCGAAAAATCCAATAAGAACCGTCACtttcgtatcaatctccgaaaatatgccaacgatcgatagaactgttatATACGCCGAATAATATAGctaacaggtcgaggcgaccAATTTtcgcctgtctagtgttagtagtgaccaacactacaacatctagccgttcaagaccaggacgttaggcaacgatttgtcgttccgattgtgttgttcacacatggccttctgttaaaacaaattttcaacttctattcatttctctcgtctctcgcttgcgattctataaATACATCTTgttatttcattactttcgttgctccctttcactctgagtattgcattcaccgaaaaaagccaatgaattttcataatatttaagttataCTTTCATTCACATGTGCCGCTCTtctacattgatttttttgtaaacatcAATCCCAGGACGCCAAAATTCTCACTCATCAAGCCAAGTACggacctgaaacgtaaatcactcaagtaaaatttctcctttttaccaaagtaattttgacagctgattcagtataagcgaaatgtcacttttacttgcggaataattgagcggcacatttttccgttcggaaaagtgacagctccctttgatttgtacaacaggcgttaccgacgttatgaaatcagctctacttctcagctgcGTACAGctaaagtaatttcggtagcggaatcattccttgaccgtttcttgtcctatccttttgcacagtacttatgatcagcgtaccggccatcaAGCAGCACCCATAAGACGCCATTCCTGCTGCGTCAAAAACACGGAGAAAAAAATGGGTAGATACAAACAAATTTAActtaatttcaaccaaaatcttAGGTTAAAACTTGCACAAACGAAATCTTAGTTTGATTTTACCAAGTGCGTTGGTTGCACCAAACTAAAGTTCAATGATGTTTTTATCATGGAaatgttatttgtttttacCAACTTTAGTTTAAAACAACCTAAGAATTTGTTGTTTGATTTGACATTTGTAAAAACAACTACTATATtagtttgtttcaaacaaaGAAAAGTAGGTTGAAATTACAAAATTACATGTTGAATCAAACAAATTGTTTGCCTGATATTAACATTTTTTGGTAGAAACCCCAGCTTCatgtaaaatgataaaaattaaaaaaaaaacttgaatgatAAACATAAATTTATTGTTTCCTTTTCAAAtactaaaataataatatatgTTATACAATTCTTCATTATTTAACAAGCGATCCTTGATGTGGTTCGGTTAAGCAAAATCATTGGACTCATGAATCTCGCGTTGTCCTGGGTTGGGGAATGTTGAATTTTCTGGGAACATGATCTGCAATACACATACATCTTTGCAGTTTTGTTGCacaatataaatttaaaatttacctCTAAATTCGCCATTGGATAACTCAGATGCATGACGGCAACATGAATTaaacgaaaatgaaaaataaattagtgACGTTGATGTCAGTTTTCTTGAATAAACAAGGCAAACTTACCCAATAATACACACAACGGAATCAATAGCACCGTATATACGAATTGGTACGCATCGACTTTTCCATTATGtattaaaacaatgttttccgGGATACTTTCAAATGAAAAGGCTAGCAGTAGAGCGCagcgaaaacaaaacaaaataaactaagtatttagtttattttaaatcataaatattgttgtttactttttcaaACCACATCTTAGTTTGATTCAAACTAATATTTGGGTTTGATTTCTCGCTATGGTTTCAAATATAAACAACCCAGTTTATGACAAAAGTAAATtaggttttgtttgaaataaactaatattttaattttattcaaccatAATCAATGTTGAATCAAAATAAATGGTTTAGTTTGAAACAACATAACTTTCAAGGTTGATTTAAACAAAGCAAATAGCTTGTAGCAACAAATTCATGGTTAGGAACAACCAAATTCCTagtttgaaaaacaacaaaaaatttggttgtttcaaactagcCTCATTTTTCTCCGTGAATGAGGTTAAAAACCACTATGTCCTTAAAGTAGAACGTTGCTATCAAATTTAGCAAGCCTAATCCCACCCTGGTTTTTCATCACCACGATGCCCTTCAGAAAAGaaatctaaagaaatttcaTTCGTCAaaacagaatcaaaacaaaacaaagttCGCGAAGTGGTGATAAAAATGGATATTTTTAGGATTTATTTGTAATTATTCGTGAGTTTTCATTAGTGAAGCCATGCTAAAAGTGGTGGAAAAATGTCCAGGCCTGTACTGTGGCCGGACACTGCTGGAGAATGCATCGTACAGCGACTGCGGCGCTTGCATGCGAGGATATCGCGTCGACAAGCAGTTCGTTTGTTCCCCGTGCCAAAACGACCTCAGTGAGTACGACTGGCTGTATCTGGGCTTCATGGCCATACTCCCGTTAATCATCCACTGGTTCTGTATCGATCTGAACCGGCAAAATCAGAGGAAGTTTACGAAAGGTGAAATGATTCTGCACGCGAGTGCTTGTATCGAGGTGCTGCTTTCGGCGTTCCTTACCATCCTCTTCACGGATCCAATCTGGGAACTGCGAATCAATTCCTGTGGGGTGCGTCTGCTGTCCGATTGGTACACGCTGTTCCACAATCCGACACCGAACTACGAGACGACGCTGTACTGCACCCAGGAAGCGGTTTACCCGCGGCAAACGATGATCTTCGTGTTTTATCTGTTTTGCGTTACGTTTATGATGATTATCAGACCGATACTGAACGCAAGAGCTCTCCCTGTTTGCGGGAAGATGGCCGTGTATTATGCGTTGTACATCTTTCCAATACTGTCCCTGCTCCACGCTGTGGCCGGTGGGCTTATTTGTAAGTATAGAGTCGAGCCTTCTTGAACAATTTTACCCCGATTACGCTttcacacttagattaaattactggggtcggtaaaattttactgggttttggaactaccgaaaaagtcagtaaaatgaaaactgtcgccacgcgtaattgaaatgcaaatttcaccatgttttattttttatcgatatatgatataaaaagaaagctctctgcaaaatttcagtgaaaaatctctgtttttcgatttatgacatttttttttagtttactgactttttcggtagttccaaaacccagttatttttaccgaacagattgagtgtgttccttcgattttcAAACTAGTTTGACTACACTATGAATTTtgttgtagaaactactgaatccatggtaaaattctCGCCTAACTtgagatctcgccctaaaagccattggtaaccgagtgtgtagctccttgatTCTAAGCAAATTAATGGACctggatgaaaactatcaccattAGAAGATAGAGGAGCATTGTTGAATTACGTgaaaatccattcgtttgctcggtagctacaagctacacactcggttaccaatggcttttagggcgagatctcaagttatgcgagaattaatCCAATGATTTGCTCCAGATTTTTCACTActcctccaagagttctttcaaagattcctccagaaattcatacaagaaaatccacaaaggtttacttttgacgcaatttgttTAGGAATTTTTTAAAGTCCCCCTACAAAAGTtcctaccgtcaaacggggtgacttgcaacacttttcaacttcaatcaaccaaaaccatgatctaaacatcatctaaaaatctaaattcctttTGGAACTTTTAATGGCCGGCCCACCTACAGAATGGGATGACAAAagattgaatcgaattattttgtcatatcaaaagtcatcaaaatgatgattttttttaaatgtccttaTGCGGGGTTACTTACAACACTCAATGCTAATTTAGTTTTTGCCAACAAAATGTTGGAATTTTTTATTAGTCACAATTGTTAAGTATTGTTAGtcatgtatttaaagcattcgaaacagtacaagagcattttgaatacctttttgtaagaaaataattgagctatttttgtatgggaaaaatatgtgttaaatcatcaaggtccaatatcttaactgaacaatgtttttaatgagtgtttgttgctgattgatgaattattactcttttgattataaagtagacctaactcaaaagtttttcacttttataaaactctaaattgcttgaaaataaagtgttgcaagtcaccccgtatAAGTACATATTTATAAAAaggatttttattaaaaacttgttgctacaatttcgtaaaataaaattcgtcatattattacttattagttatagaaacaccatgtagagtattacttttgtaaattaaatctatctcatgtttttagttcacgattttgaacctccatcaagtatcagttttaagacattttaaagaaatatgttcaatgtataaaaatatttatgataACAGCTTTAATAGTGACTCTTACTTGACTTGTGTGTCAAACGTATTGAAGCACcgatttgaaattaattttcttttgaaatttgtgttttATAGCGAAATAtagttgtaaattacaatgtgttgcaagtcaccccgtttgacggtaagtCTTTTCAtgtagatttttccaagaattcatccacgttaCTGCTCGAGGAAATCTATCAAAAACTTCCAGGAATTCATAAAAAGACCTgggattaatcataaatttctAGGATATTTTACATCATTTCTTTCATGAATTACTTCTAGTTAGTTGTTCCAAAACATCttgaagattattattattattatagctttattaaggagattttcagcccttggctggttcatctccgtacTTCTTGAAGAATATATAAACAAATCTATGGAACTTTTTTTCCTTTAAGAAATCCTGcggaattgatatttttaactaCCTTAGCGGTTTATTTAGAAAATCTCCCAAAACTTACTCAAGAGTGTGGGAAAATCTAAGAAAGCTAGAGGCATCTCTGTCGAAGTTAATGTTCTGAGGAATCTTGAATGGCGTGCTaggaaaatcaatgaaagaTTTACTGAATTAATTGATTCCTGATTAAATCTCTGAGGTGAT
It contains:
- the LOC5578749 gene encoding JNK1/MAPK8-associated membrane protein; amino-acid sequence: MLKVVEKCPGLYCGRTLLENASYSDCGACMRGYRVDKQFVCSPCQNDLSEYDWLYLGFMAILPLIIHWFCIDLNRQNQRKFTKGEMILHASACIEVLLSAFLTILFTDPIWELRINSCGVRLLSDWYTLFHNPTPNYETTLYCTQEAVYPRQTMIFVFYLFCVTFMMIIRPILNARALPVCGKMAVYYALYIFPILSLLHAVAGGLIYYLFPYLSIVISVVSNALHFSFKLDQSMKALLENSVTQMRNVTIILGHWLLLAYGIISIRYDISYFSLLLVPVPALFYIFTAKYTDPDNFK